Proteins co-encoded in one Meiothermus sp. genomic window:
- a CDS encoding VOC family protein produces the protein MTQDLKKTLALTGLTLRVQNLERQLAFYRDLLGLELVQHQGPQTELALPGRHFTLTLQHEPSAPLRPQPTLGLYHFALLLPSRAALAAVFRRLVEARYPHFQGASDHGVSEAIYLADPEGNGIELYRDRPINEWPFRGNRLAMVSERLELEALLAEARAAQGLDPQTTLGHIHLHVRDLDEAQAFFEGLGMKLMQGDYPSARFLAADGYHHHIGINLWARGRTAPPDATGLLAYRMAIRGATPQRLTDPNGALVQVEPL, from the coding sequence ATGACACAAGACTTGAAAAAAACCCTGGCCCTCACCGGCCTGACCCTGCGGGTGCAGAACCTCGAGCGCCAACTGGCTTTCTACCGCGATTTGCTGGGCCTCGAGCTCGTCCAGCACCAGGGGCCGCAGACCGAGCTGGCCCTGCCAGGCCGCCATTTCACCCTCACCTTGCAGCATGAGCCCAGTGCTCCACTGCGCCCCCAGCCCACCCTGGGGCTGTACCACTTTGCCCTGTTGCTCCCCAGCCGGGCCGCTCTGGCTGCAGTCTTCCGGCGGCTGGTGGAGGCCCGCTACCCCCATTTTCAGGGGGCCTCCGACCATGGCGTCTCGGAGGCAATCTACCTGGCCGACCCCGAGGGCAATGGGATTGAGCTCTACCGCGACCGTCCCATAAACGAATGGCCCTTTCGGGGAAATCGCCTGGCTATGGTCTCCGAGCGGCTCGAGCTAGAAGCCCTCCTGGCCGAAGCAAGGGCCGCTCAGGGGCTCGACCCCCAGACCACCCTGGGGCATATTCATCTGCATGTGCGCGATCTGGACGAAGCGCAGGCTTTTTTCGAGGGGCTGGGGATGAAGCTCATGCAGGGGGATTATCCCAGCGCTCGTTTCCTGGCCGCCGACGGCTACCACCACCACATCGGCATCAACCTCTGGGCCCGGGGCCGCACCGCGCCCCCCGATGCGACTGGCCTGCTGGCTTATCGGATGGCCATACGAGGCGCAACCCCCCAGCGCCTTACCGACCCCAATGGAGCGTTGGTACAGGTTGAGCCGCTTTGA
- a CDS encoding GH1 family beta-glucosidase produces the protein MTTFSKSDFGPGFLWGVATAAYQIEGAVNEDGRSPSIWDTFSHTPGKIKTGENGDVACDFYHRYHDDIAFIREMNMQVHRFSLAWPRILPGGTGPVNQKGLDFYHRVIDRTLELGLQPWVTLYHWDLPQVLEDRGGWTSREIVGWFSEYVEVCSRAFGDKVKHWMVLNEPTVFTVLGYLQGTHAPGRRGFGNFLPAVHHAALAQAEGGRVLRAHVPDAQIGTTFSASYVQPAGPTWLSRMAAANYDVIANRLFLEPALGLGYPWKTTPFLLGLKRYIRPGDMERLTFNFDFIGLQTYFRQLVRFDLLSPGTWGREIPHAERGSGELTEMGWEVWPENIYHLLKKFAAYNGVKRIIVTENGAAFPDKLEGEQVHDPQRIRFIQDHLAQVLRAKQEGVPVEGYFYWSLLDNFEWAEGYRPRFGLVYVDYPTQKRVLKDSGKWFREFLAS, from the coding sequence ATGACCACCTTTAGCAAAAGTGACTTTGGCCCTGGCTTTCTGTGGGGGGTGGCTACGGCGGCCTACCAGATTGAGGGTGCGGTAAACGAGGACGGGCGCAGCCCCTCCATCTGGGATACCTTCTCCCATACCCCCGGCAAGATCAAAACCGGCGAGAACGGCGATGTGGCCTGCGACTTCTACCACCGCTACCACGACGACATCGCCTTTATCCGGGAGATGAACATGCAGGTGCACCGTTTTTCGCTGGCCTGGCCACGCATTCTGCCCGGTGGAACCGGCCCGGTCAACCAGAAGGGGCTGGACTTCTACCATCGGGTGATTGACCGGACGCTCGAGCTGGGCCTGCAGCCCTGGGTGACCCTGTACCACTGGGATCTGCCGCAGGTGCTGGAGGATAGGGGCGGCTGGACCAGCCGCGAGATCGTGGGCTGGTTTAGCGAGTATGTGGAAGTATGCAGCCGGGCCTTTGGCGACAAGGTCAAGCACTGGATGGTGCTGAACGAACCCACGGTGTTCACCGTGCTGGGCTACCTGCAAGGCACCCATGCCCCAGGCCGCAGGGGCTTTGGCAACTTTTTGCCGGCCGTCCACCACGCGGCTTTAGCCCAGGCCGAAGGGGGACGGGTTCTGCGGGCCCATGTGCCAGATGCCCAGATCGGCACCACCTTTTCGGCCTCCTATGTGCAGCCGGCAGGCCCCACCTGGCTGAGCCGCATGGCCGCCGCCAACTACGACGTGATCGCCAACCGGCTGTTCCTCGAGCCCGCCCTGGGGTTGGGCTACCCCTGGAAAACCACCCCGTTTCTCTTGGGGCTCAAGCGGTACATTCGTCCGGGCGATATGGAGCGGCTGACCTTCAACTTCGACTTTATCGGCTTACAGACCTACTTCCGCCAGCTGGTGCGCTTCGACCTGCTGAGCCCCGGCACCTGGGGCCGGGAGATTCCCCACGCCGAGCGGGGCAGCGGGGAGCTCACCGAGATGGGCTGGGAGGTCTGGCCGGAAAACATCTATCACCTACTCAAGAAATTTGCAGCCTATAACGGGGTGAAACGCATCATCGTTACGGAGAACGGGGCGGCCTTCCCCGACAAACTCGAGGGCGAGCAGGTGCACGACCCCCAGCGCATCCGGTTCATCCAGGATCACCTGGCCCAGGTCTTACGGGCCAAACAGGAGGGGGTGCCGGTGGAGGGGTATTTCTACTGGAGCCTGCTGGACAACTTCGAGTGGGCCGAGGGGTACCGGCCCCGCTTTGGGCTGGTGTACGTGGACTACCCCACCCAGAAGCGCGTTCTGAAGGACTCCGGCAAGTGGTTCCGGGAGTTTCTAGCCAGCTGA
- the pepF gene encoding oligoendopeptidase F, with protein MSTLPKRAELPKEQTWNLEALFASEAEWRAALEKAAQSVEEVKPFAGRLAESPQVLLQALETYYTRMLGAMKVAQYASLQLSTEGTNPHYIRMVGEARAVVAELAAAGAYLEPELLSLPKETLEAFMQAEPGLAVYRHYFEALQARRPHVRSSEVETVLAAVSDPLSGHSATAAAATNADMQFRPVEYQGQTLPVSHSTIGELLVHESPEVRRAAWESYADGHLAFKNTLASTLQGSVKSFAFQARTRGYASSLEMALAVSRTCGDNIPKAVFDNLLATFQAHLPTWHRFWRIRKKAMGGQLRSYDVPIYDAPAPLVPSPKITFWEAAETICRGMEPLGREYVEPMRRGLFEERWVDWGQNQGKQAGAFSSGLKGTFPYIFMSWSDDLFSLSTLAHELGHSMHSYFTRQTQPIVYARYSLFVAEVASNFNQAMVRAMLLREAPTPEYKLAVLEEAFSNFHRYLFVMPTLARFELELYQRIEKGGALTAPFLIERLAELFAEGYGGEVELDKERLGAGWMNFSHLYSPFYVYQYATGIAAANALAKDVLEQGEPAAGRYLDFLKAGDSVYPLDALKIAGIDMNSPEPVERGFAVLASMVDELEHLVDSNLQATR; from the coding sequence ATGAGTACCTTACCCAAACGCGCCGAACTGCCCAAAGAACAGACCTGGAACCTGGAAGCCCTGTTTGCCTCGGAGGCCGAATGGCGGGCGGCCCTGGAAAAAGCGGCCCAAAGCGTAGAGGAGGTCAAGCCGTTTGCCGGGCGGCTGGCCGAGTCGCCGCAGGTGCTGCTACAGGCCCTGGAGACCTACTACACCCGGATGCTGGGGGCCATGAAGGTGGCCCAGTACGCCTCGCTGCAGCTCTCGACCGAGGGCACCAACCCCCATTACATCCGCATGGTGGGCGAGGCCCGCGCCGTGGTCGCGGAACTCGCCGCCGCCGGGGCCTACCTCGAGCCCGAGCTATTGAGCCTGCCCAAAGAGACCCTCGAGGCTTTCATGCAGGCCGAACCGGGCTTGGCCGTCTACCGGCACTACTTTGAAGCCCTGCAAGCCCGCAGGCCCCACGTGCGCAGCAGCGAGGTGGAAACCGTGCTGGCCGCGGTTTCCGACCCCCTGAGCGGGCACAGTGCCACCGCTGCGGCAGCCACCAACGCCGATATGCAGTTCAGGCCGGTGGAGTACCAGGGCCAGACCCTCCCGGTCTCGCACAGCACCATCGGCGAGCTTCTGGTGCACGAGAGCCCCGAGGTGCGCCGGGCTGCCTGGGAGTCCTATGCCGATGGGCATCTGGCCTTCAAAAACACCCTGGCCTCCACCCTGCAGGGTAGCGTCAAGAGCTTTGCCTTCCAGGCCCGCACCCGCGGCTATGCCAGCAGCCTCGAGATGGCCCTGGCGGTAAGCCGCACCTGCGGTGACAACATCCCCAAAGCCGTCTTCGACAACCTGCTGGCCACCTTCCAGGCCCACCTGCCCACCTGGCACCGCTTCTGGCGCATCCGCAAAAAGGCCATGGGCGGCCAGCTCAGAAGCTACGACGTCCCCATCTACGACGCGCCGGCCCCCCTGGTGCCAAGCCCCAAAATCACCTTCTGGGAGGCCGCCGAGACCATCTGCCGGGGCATGGAACCCCTGGGGCGGGAGTACGTGGAGCCCATGCGCCGGGGCCTGTTCGAGGAGCGCTGGGTGGACTGGGGGCAGAACCAGGGCAAGCAGGCTGGGGCCTTCTCCTCGGGGCTCAAGGGCACCTTCCCCTACATCTTCATGAGCTGGTCGGACGACCTTTTCTCGCTCAGCACCCTGGCCCACGAGCTGGGCCACTCCATGCACAGCTACTTCACCCGGCAGACCCAGCCCATCGTGTACGCCCGCTACAGCCTGTTCGTAGCCGAGGTGGCCTCCAACTTCAACCAGGCCATGGTGCGGGCCATGCTCCTGCGCGAGGCCCCGACGCCCGAGTACAAGCTGGCGGTGCTCGAGGAGGCCTTTAGCAACTTCCACCGCTACCTGTTCGTGATGCCCACCCTGGCCCGTTTCGAGCTCGAGCTCTACCAGCGCATCGAGAAAGGCGGGGCCCTCACCGCACCCTTCCTGATCGAGCGGCTGGCCGAACTCTTCGCCGAAGGCTACGGCGGCGAGGTGGAGCTGGACAAGGAGCGTCTGGGTGCGGGCTGGATGAACTTCTCCCACCTCTACAGCCCCTTTTATGTCTACCAGTACGCCACCGGCATTGCCGCCGCCAACGCCCTGGCCAAGGATGTGCTCGAGCAGGGCGAACCCGCTGCGGGGCGCTACCTGGACTTCCTCAAGGCCGGCGACTCGGTCTATCCGCTGGACGCGCTGAAAATCGCCGGGATTGACATGAACAGCCCCGAGCCGGTGGAGCGGGGGTTTGCGGTGCTAGCGAGCATGGTGGACGAGCTCGAGCACCTGGTGGACTCAAACCTGCAAGCAACGCGCTGA
- a CDS encoding PKD domain-containing protein translates to MGLNAQFYPNPSFSGPALARLEPRLALAGQVPGLRPGPFSARYEGALLPPRDGDYTLHLVGQGQTCVFDDLSLYAGSKQPLGPAPELASNRLNNPAFEQGLTGWTLATGNATTPAEGQSGQALAYQAWSWVYQIVPLTGLTPGERLVLRGFLRNPNAQACTLGLQGGSETALTFDQPVHYRALDWQEVYTEVTFPSGTTWLGAYLAGPEGCRFDDLQLGVPESGGSPLPTGISLNARTALAGSGFNLAAEGGEEGVSYSWELGDGTTATGETVYHEYRQPGYYTITLTATAPDGQTATFQQQVAQLPSIHAMPEFRALADPFPLAFDVQYPLSGHTYEWRFSDGAVLNGPRVERTFENLGFYGLTLVIYEEPSPTGLGRQSSERRVVAVEQTRINRIAEVPIADIQGFQTGPTSFIFSAAASEGEGPLTYTWDFGDGTSATGAEVSKTYSGNGRYPITLTVRDRFGQTDQEEAVVTLGTQYAPGSPATRVEAGYSGGLQGQSAVASPAAPNPFAGAQTSKLRVRPRPDRALQALSLEAELNRRTQRSRIRYLAPNTAPGPSLRAQAANLELSNPFPFVLHSGVNSLGAVHEAPSTSDLFRLGSASVQVRGLPQPQGLAWDYEGVDPQANTAARIRVFRPAFPNPLPAGRTPLRTQAQLQSGATVALESDLAAFAGLRVPRVTLSVLPDTQFPSGPSVQEYLVQVGGQTELMAQVNIRVGQVSQNGFVFFELPVYAVDEAGNLLSDVSGVFYARFADPRILSISGEMVRGRASMTVALNLANFADGTTQFDLRPLTLFSGNPQNPCGPNNQYAPFGATLAGCTQLTASYAAPAGLNLEAYPYTLPEDYPSRTNRILIGKNLDEVGLYDQNLRDAIETGLELSGQGLRAQSSAGEIARLILGFIPIVGDAVDGLEQLYNAATGRQVDPVLAVLSAAGLALDLGTGGVGDVTAGVKAAYRVSLAISRQGGGLVALVIREQFVQFTRGRLSPQALVDGLRQRFGRMVDLARARGCGGFSLNNVCLKKYDRIATVVKGQQNISPSTALSRVDSSLEVARTKTNYAPFQLSYANVRLTCTRQAVGQKVTSQSVFCDGVNIAHIFEGEIKGSIDNPRIVGFHYFGDGTLAANRARVTAVVERYQGGFYAAKVRLRDPRTGREWDKPNRQTTKSGSNLQYASSMWPDSWTPQEVFDDIVTAFNNSVVVDGRSGKWRGTSSRGTLIEGYIVPGTVVNSKPDINTAYPVLDNLPVLP, encoded by the coding sequence GTGGGCCTCAACGCCCAGTTCTACCCCAACCCCAGCTTTAGCGGCCCCGCCCTGGCTCGCCTGGAACCCCGCCTGGCCCTTGCGGGGCAGGTGCCCGGCCTGCGTCCGGGGCCCTTCTCGGCCCGCTACGAAGGCGCCCTGCTACCCCCCAGGGACGGCGATTACACCCTGCACTTGGTGGGCCAGGGCCAGACCTGCGTCTTCGACGACCTCTCGCTTTACGCGGGCAGCAAGCAGCCCCTGGGGCCGGCCCCCGAGCTGGCCTCCAACCGGCTCAACAACCCCGCCTTCGAGCAGGGCCTCACTGGCTGGACGCTGGCCACCGGCAACGCCACCACCCCCGCCGAGGGGCAGAGCGGCCAGGCCCTGGCCTACCAGGCCTGGAGCTGGGTCTACCAGATCGTCCCCCTCACGGGATTAACCCCTGGGGAGCGGCTGGTCTTGCGGGGCTTTTTGCGCAACCCCAACGCCCAGGCCTGCACCCTGGGCCTGCAAGGGGGCAGCGAGACCGCCCTCACCTTCGACCAGCCCGTACACTACCGGGCCCTGGACTGGCAGGAGGTCTACACCGAGGTCACCTTCCCCAGCGGCACCACCTGGCTGGGGGCCTACCTGGCCGGGCCGGAGGGCTGCCGCTTCGACGATCTGCAGTTGGGGGTGCCCGAGAGCGGCGGCTCCCCCCTGCCCACCGGCATCAGCCTGAACGCCCGCACCGCCTTGGCCGGCAGCGGCTTCAACCTGGCCGCTGAGGGGGGCGAGGAGGGGGTGAGCTATAGCTGGGAACTGGGCGACGGCACCACCGCCACCGGCGAGACCGTCTACCACGAGTACCGCCAGCCGGGTTACTACACCATCACCCTCACCGCCACCGCGCCCGACGGCCAGACCGCCACCTTCCAGCAGCAGGTGGCCCAGCTCCCCAGCATCCACGCCATGCCGGAGTTCCGGGCCCTGGCCGACCCCTTCCCGCTGGCCTTCGATGTGCAGTACCCGCTGAGCGGCCATACCTACGAGTGGCGCTTCAGCGACGGTGCGGTGCTGAACGGCCCCCGGGTGGAGCGAACCTTTGAGAACCTGGGCTTCTACGGCCTGACCCTGGTCATCTACGAGGAGCCCAGCCCCACCGGCCTGGGCCGCCAGAGCAGCGAGCGCCGGGTGGTGGCCGTCGAGCAGACCCGCATCAACCGCATCGCCGAGGTGCCCATCGCCGACATCCAGGGCTTCCAGACCGGCCCCACCAGCTTCATCTTCAGCGCGGCAGCCTCCGAAGGGGAGGGCCCCCTGACCTACACCTGGGACTTTGGCGACGGCACCAGCGCCACCGGGGCCGAGGTCAGCAAAACCTACAGCGGCAATGGGCGCTACCCCATTACCCTCACGGTGCGCGACCGCTTCGGCCAGACCGACCAGGAGGAGGCGGTGGTCACCCTGGGCACCCAGTACGCCCCCGGTAGCCCGGCCACCCGGGTCGAGGCCGGTTACAGCGGGGGGTTGCAGGGACAGTCGGCCGTTGCCAGCCCGGCCGCGCCCAACCCCTTTGCGGGCGCGCAAACCTCCAAGCTGCGCGTGCGCCCCCGGCCCGACCGGGCCCTCCAGGCCCTCTCGCTGGAGGCCGAACTCAACCGCCGCACCCAGCGCAGCCGCATCCGCTACCTGGCCCCCAACACCGCACCCGGCCCCAGCCTGCGGGCCCAGGCCGCCAACCTGGAACTCAGCAACCCCTTCCCCTTCGTGCTCCACAGCGGGGTGAACAGCCTGGGCGCTGTCCACGAAGCCCCCAGCACCAGCGACCTTTTCCGGCTGGGCTCGGCCAGCGTGCAGGTGCGGGGGCTCCCACAGCCCCAGGGCCTGGCCTGGGACTACGAGGGGGTAGACCCCCAGGCCAACACCGCCGCCCGCATCCGGGTCTTCCGCCCCGCCTTCCCCAACCCGCTGCCCGCCGGCCGCACCCCCCTGCGCACCCAGGCCCAGCTGCAAAGCGGCGCCACGGTGGCCCTGGAAAGCGACCTGGCCGCCTTCGCCGGCCTGCGGGTGCCGCGGGTCACCCTCTCGGTGCTGCCCGATACCCAGTTCCCCAGCGGGCCCAGCGTGCAGGAGTACCTGGTGCAGGTGGGGGGCCAGACCGAGCTGATGGCCCAGGTGAACATCCGGGTTGGCCAGGTCTCACAGAACGGCTTCGTCTTCTTCGAGCTGCCGGTCTATGCGGTGGACGAGGCTGGCAACCTCCTGAGCGACGTCTCGGGGGTCTTCTACGCCCGCTTTGCCGACCCCCGCATCCTCTCCATCAGCGGCGAGATGGTGCGGGGCCGGGCCAGCATGACGGTGGCCCTCAACCTGGCCAACTTCGCCGACGGCACCACCCAGTTCGACCTGCGACCCCTCACCCTCTTCTCCGGCAACCCCCAGAACCCCTGCGGCCCCAACAACCAGTACGCCCCCTTCGGCGCCACCCTCGCGGGCTGCACCCAGCTCACCGCCAGCTATGCGGCCCCGGCAGGGCTGAACCTGGAGGCCTACCCCTACACCCTGCCCGAGGACTACCCAAGCCGCACCAACCGCATCCTGATTGGTAAGAACCTGGACGAGGTCGGCCTCTACGACCAGAACCTGCGCGACGCCATCGAGACCGGCCTGGAGCTATCCGGCCAGGGCCTGCGGGCCCAGAGCAGCGCCGGTGAGATCGCCCGGCTGATCCTGGGCTTCATCCCCATCGTGGGCGATGCCGTGGACGGCCTGGAGCAGCTCTACAACGCCGCCACCGGCAGGCAGGTAGACCCCGTTTTGGCGGTGCTCTCGGCGGCAGGGCTGGCGTTAGACCTGGGCACCGGCGGGGTGGGGGACGTGACCGCTGGGGTCAAGGCCGCCTACCGCGTCAGCCTGGCCATCAGCCGGCAGGGCGGGGGCCTGGTGGCCCTGGTCATCCGCGAACAGTTCGTCCAGTTCACCCGCGGGCGGCTCTCGCCGCAGGCGCTGGTGGACGGCCTGCGGCAGCGGTTCGGCAGAATGGTAGACCTGGCCAGGGCGCGGGGGTGTGGGGGGTTCTCGCTCAATAATGTATGCCTGAAAAAGTATGACCGAATAGCAACTGTTGTTAAGGGTCAGCAGAACATAAGCCCCTCGACTGCACTGAGTAGAGTTGACTCGTCACTTGAAGTTGCTCGTACAAAAACCAATTATGCACCCTTTCAACTGAGTTATGCCAATGTACGCCTAACTTGCACTCGGCAAGCAGTTGGCCAGAAAGTAACATCACAGTCTGTATTCTGCGACGGAGTGAACATAGCACACATTTTCGAAGGTGAGATTAAAGGCAGCATTGATAATCCTAGGATCGTAGGTTTTCACTATTTTGGTGACGGCACTCTTGCCGCAAATAGGGCACGAGTTACGGCAGTAGTTGAGCGGTATCAAGGTGGTTTTTACGCTGCCAAGGTGCGATTGCGAGACCCTCGCACAGGACGAGAATGGGATAAACCAAATCGACAAACCACAAAATCTGGCTCGAACCTGCAGTATGCTTCTTCAATGTGGCCAGACTCTTGGACACCGCAAGAAGTTTTTGACGACATCGTGACGGCCTTCAATAACTCCGTTGTAGTGGATGGTAGGTCGGGAAAATGGAGGGGCACCTCATCTCGTGGAACACTGATTGAAGGCTATATAGTGCCTGGAACGGTAGTAAACTCCAAACCCGACATCAATACGGCGTACCCGGTTCTTGACAACTTGCCAGTTCTGCCATGA
- a CDS encoding IS256 family transposase: MDQDTLQMILREAVRETATEVLQILLDADREAFLREHGGRKNGYYPRRLSTRFGSVNLQMPRDREGCYYPSFLEPYARRLVDVGEVAVALYAAGVTQRKAAEVLSLLLGHRYTHETLSSLTDQVLRAAEQYRQRPLPEELAVVYLDGLFLRVMRDDLGVQQEAVYVALGITPSGERQVLGFWLLPAESALAWEEVLKGLWQRGLRRVLLFVTDGLPGMEAAIQRVYPGAEWQRCVVHMVRSSLAQVRARDRGAVAEHLRGVYRAESRQEALEGLERLRRTWGSRYPRLVSGWWEDSAALLRFYGYPKVLWPYLRSTNPMERFIREIRRSTKVRDHKFPTTEAVFKVLYLESERQEGKWTERTLRGFAEAKEMLEQMLKERYFPSTQTATHKS, from the coding sequence ATGGATCAGGATACCCTACAGATGATTTTGCGCGAAGCGGTAAGGGAAACAGCCACCGAGGTCTTGCAGATTCTGCTGGACGCCGACCGGGAGGCCTTCTTGCGGGAACACGGAGGACGCAAAAACGGCTACTACCCCAGGCGGCTTTCGACCCGCTTTGGTTCAGTGAACCTCCAGATGCCCAGGGATCGCGAGGGGTGCTACTATCCCAGCTTCCTGGAACCTTATGCCCGGCGCCTGGTGGACGTGGGGGAGGTGGCCGTGGCCCTGTATGCCGCCGGGGTGACGCAGCGCAAAGCGGCGGAGGTGCTGAGCCTGTTGCTGGGGCACCGCTATACCCACGAGACCCTTAGCAGCCTGACCGACCAGGTCTTGCGGGCGGCGGAGCAGTACCGCCAGCGGCCTTTGCCGGAGGAACTGGCCGTGGTCTACCTGGACGGTCTGTTTCTGAGGGTCATGCGGGACGACCTGGGGGTTCAGCAAGAGGCGGTGTATGTGGCGCTGGGCATCACCCCCAGCGGGGAGCGGCAGGTGCTGGGCTTCTGGCTCCTGCCCGCAGAGAGCGCTCTGGCCTGGGAGGAGGTGTTGAAGGGCTTGTGGCAAAGGGGCCTACGGCGGGTCTTGCTCTTCGTGACCGATGGCCTTCCCGGCATGGAGGCGGCCATCCAAAGGGTCTACCCCGGCGCCGAATGGCAGCGCTGCGTGGTGCACATGGTGCGCTCCAGCCTGGCACAGGTGCGTGCACGGGATCGGGGGGCGGTGGCCGAGCATCTACGCGGGGTGTACCGGGCGGAAAGCCGACAGGAAGCCCTGGAAGGCCTGGAGCGGCTGCGGCGAACCTGGGGGTCGAGGTACCCGCGGCTGGTGAGCGGTTGGTGGGAGGACTCCGCGGCGCTGCTGCGGTTCTATGGCTATCCCAAGGTGCTGTGGCCCTACCTTCGGAGCACCAATCCGATGGAACGGTTTATCCGGGAGATAAGACGCAGTACCAAGGTACGGGATCACAAGTTTCCTACAACGGAGGCGGTGTTCAAAGTGCTGTATCTGGAGAGCGAAAGGCAGGAGGGCAAATGGACAGAGCGTACACTCAGAGGCTTTGCCGAGGCAAAGGAGATGCTAGAACAGATGCTGAAGGAGCGGTACTTCCCCTCTACACAGACTGCTACACATAAATCTTGA
- a CDS encoding EndoU domain-containing protein: MGDAVDGLEQLYNAATGRQVDPVLAVLSAAGLALDLGTGGVGDVTTGVKAAYRVSLSISRQGGGLVALVIREQFVQFTRGRLSPQALVDGLRQRFGRMVDLARARGCGGFSLNNICLRRYDKIATSVRVAGGLTPESALSRVDETLTIAKPKTPNTVLQLVFTDVVLSCVRGAVSPSGVQAASAVFCDKVNIAHIFEGEINKKGKAVGFHYFGDGTLAMGKARIDQVVDPPNAKGFYRAKVSVFNPTTRQWVAKGPVSSMWPDSWTPQEVFDDILSAFQNATFKPGSAEWTGISARGTQVRGYLLDGTKDLINTAFPIIQ, translated from the coding sequence GTGGGCGATGCCGTGGACGGCCTGGAGCAGCTCTACAACGCCGCCACCGGCAGGCAGGTAGACCCCGTCCTGGCGGTGCTCTCGGCGGCAGGGCTGGCGTTAGACCTGGGCACCGGCGGGGTGGGGGACGTGACCACCGGGGTCAAGGCCGCCTACCGCGTCAGCCTGTCCATCAGCCGGCAGGGTGGGGGCCTGGTGGCCCTGGTCATCCGCGAACAGTTCGTCCAGTTCACCCGCGGGCGGCTCTCGCCGCAGGCGCTGGTGGACGGCCTGCGGCAGCGGTTCGGCAGAATGGTAGACCTGGCCAGGGCGCGGGGGTGTGGGGGGTTTTCGCTCAATAACATTTGTTTGAGACGCTACGACAAGATAGCCACTAGCGTTAGGGTCGCGGGAGGTCTCACCCCTGAATCTGCGTTAAGTAGGGTAGACGAGACCCTCACGATAGCAAAGCCTAAAACACCCAACACCGTACTCCAACTGGTGTTCACAGATGTGGTGCTAAGCTGCGTCCGGGGAGCCGTCTCACCGTCGGGCGTCCAGGCAGCAAGCGCGGTGTTCTGTGACAAGGTAAACATCGCCCACATATTCGAGGGCGAGATTAATAAAAAGGGCAAGGCTGTTGGTTTCCACTACTTTGGCGACGGTACACTAGCTATGGGGAAAGCTAGAATAGATCAAGTTGTCGACCCACCGAACGCCAAAGGGTTCTACCGTGCCAAAGTCAGCGTTTTTAACCCCACAACGCGCCAGTGGGTCGCGAAAGGCCCTGTATCCAGCATGTGGCCCGATTCATGGACGCCCCAGGAGGTCTTCGACGATATACTGTCAGCGTTTCAGAACGCGACATTCAAGCCGGGGTCCGCCGAGTGGACAGGGATCTCGGCAAGAGGGACTCAAGTCAGAGGTTACTTACTTGACGGCACAAAAGACTTGATCAACACCGCTTTTCCCATAATCCAATGA
- a CDS encoding transposase — protein sequence MNPPKCNDLDYIHFLIAAQRVFTCSEAARCQPEAPAHDAFTRLLQRQPPDTEALWQEARALVEPTRGLLVLDDTTLDKPYARRMELVTYHWSGKHQRVVKGIALMTLLWTEGQALISLVHGHSPSREGIVPCDFRVYDKPSGGPSKNAHFLEMLRVAKGRGFAPAYVLMDSWYASLENLKGIAGLGWRFLTRLKGNRLVNPEGAGLRPVSEVEIPPAGRVVHLKGFGLVRVFRTVSKDGDAEYWATNDLGMREEQRGELERAGWGIEVYHRGLKGCCGVERAQVRKKVSVLGHLLLALRAFLRLEAYRLRTGVSWYESKTSIIREAIRSYLANPIHILHPTA from the coding sequence ATGAACCCACCAAAGTGCAACGACCTGGACTACATCCACTTCCTCATCGCTGCCCAGAGGGTCTTTACCTGCAGCGAAGCCGCCCGCTGCCAACCAGAGGCTCCAGCCCACGATGCCTTCACCCGTCTGCTCCAGCGACAGCCTCCCGACACGGAGGCGCTGTGGCAGGAGGCCAGGGCCTTGGTGGAGCCCACCCGAGGGCTTTTGGTGCTGGACGATACCACCCTGGATAAACCCTACGCCCGGCGGATGGAGTTGGTGACCTACCACTGGAGCGGCAAGCACCAGCGGGTGGTCAAGGGGATCGCCCTCATGACCCTGCTGTGGACGGAGGGCCAGGCTCTCATCTCCCTGGTGCACGGGCACAGCCCGTCCCGAGAGGGGATCGTCCCCTGCGACTTCCGGGTCTACGACAAGCCTTCGGGGGGCCCGAGCAAGAACGCGCACTTTCTGGAGATGCTGCGGGTGGCCAAGGGACGGGGCTTTGCCCCGGCGTACGTGCTGATGGATAGCTGGTACGCTTCGCTGGAGAACCTGAAGGGGATTGCTGGCCTGGGCTGGCGCTTCCTCACCCGGCTGAAGGGGAACCGCCTGGTGAACCCTGAGGGGGCGGGGCTGCGGCCGGTGAGCGAGGTAGAGATACCCCCGGCGGGGAGGGTGGTGCACCTGAAGGGTTTTGGTTTGGTCAGGGTGTTCCGGACGGTTTCAAAAGACGGGGACGCGGAGTACTGGGCGACCAACGACCTGGGGATGCGCGAGGAGCAACGGGGGGAGCTGGAGCGGGCGGGATGGGGTATAGAGGTCTACCACCGGGGCCTCAAGGGGTGTTGCGGGGTGGAGCGGGCCCAGGTGAGGAAGAAGGTTTCGGTCTTAGGCCACCTGCTGCTGGCCCTGCGGGCTTTCCTCAGGCTGGAGGCATACCGCTTGCGGACGGGGGTGAGCTGGTACGAGTCCAAGACAAGCATCATTCGCGAGGCGATACGAAGTTACCTGGCCAATCCCATCCACATCCTTCACCCAACTGCGTAA